The Pyxidicoccus sp. MSG2 DNA segment GTTGTCCGAGAGCGTCACGGTCGCGCCCGACGTGCCCAGGGTGTAGCCGGCGGTGGCCGTGAGCGTCACGACGACCGTCTCGCTCCCCTCCTTCACCGCATCATCGATGGGAGCGACGGGCAGCCCCACCGACGTGACCCCGGCCGGAAGGGTCAGCGGCGAGGTGAGCGCCGCGTAGTCCGTGCCCTGGGTCGCGGTCCCCGTCACCGTGAAGGAGATGGGGAGGTCGGATCTGGGCGCGGGGACGGCCGTCACGGAGAACAGGCCGCCATTCGCGTTGGCCTCACCCGCCGCGGAGTCCGTCGCGGTGATGCGCAGCTCCGGCTTCTCGTCGTCGAAGAGGTTCACCGTGGCCGCGGTGCTCGTGGCGAGCTGGTACGAGACATCCGCCACCAGCGTGACGGTGACGGCCTCCTTGCCTTCCACGAGCACGTCATCCGCGGGCTGCACCACCAGCACCGCCGAGGCCGCGCCTTCCGGGATGACCACCGAGGTCGCCAGGGGCTGGTAGTCGCTCGTGCTGGACGCGCTCCCGCTCACCGCCAGCAACACCGTGAGCGACGCCTGCGTCGGTCCGGTGCGGCTCACGGTGAATGCCCCCGGGTTCGAGGGCTCGGCGGCCTCCGCGTCGGTCGCCGTCACGGTGACGACGGGCTGCTCATCATCCAGCAGCGACACCGTCGCGGAGGCGCTGGTATGAACCTGATACGCCGCGTCCTCCAGCAGCGTCAGGATGACGGTCTCCTTGCCCTCGACGAGGGCGTCATCCAACGCCGTGAGCACCACGTTCGCCGAGGCCACGCCGGCCGGAATCGTCACCGTGCCCGGCAGGGCGACGTAGTCCGTCTCCGCCGCCGTTCCGGCCAGGGCGTAGCGAACCGTGAGCGCCGAGGTCGTCGGTCCGGTCCGGGCCACCGAGAACCGCGCCGTGTCGGTGCCCGGCTCCGCGCCCAGGGAATCCGCTGCGCTCACCGTCACCACCGGCAGCTCGTTGTCCAGCAGCGTCACCGTCCCGCTCGCCGTGGTCCCCAGCTTGTAGGTCGGGTCCGGAGCGACGGTCAGCACCACCGTTTCCTTGCCCTCCACGTCCGCGTCATCCACGGGCAGCACGTCGACACTCACCGAGTTCACGCCCGCCGGCATCGTCACCGCGCCTGAGAGGGCGGTGAAGTCGGCGCCGGAGGTGGCCGTCCCCGTCAGGCCATACCGGACGGTCAGCACCTGGCCGGAGACACCGCCCGAGCGGGTGAGCGTGAAGCGGCCGATGTCCGTCCCCGGCTCGGCGCCCGTCGCATCCGAGGCCGAGACGCTCACCGTGGGCGACTGGACATAGACGTAGATGGACGAAGACGTGGTGACGGCGCCGCTGGCGTCGTACGCCTTCGCGGAGAGGATGTAGGTCGCGGCCACCAGCCCGTCGAGCTGGAAGGTGAAGGGCGCCTCGCTGTCCTCACCCAGCTTCGTGGAGCCCTGGTACAGCTCGACGCGGGAGACGGGGCCCTCCACGTCGGAGGCAGCCACCTCGAAGGTCACCGTGGCGGGGGCGGCGAAGGCCGAGCCATGGGCCGGGGAGGTGATGCGCACCGTCGGCGCATCGTTCACCGGAGTCACCGTCAGCGTGGCGACGGCGAGCGGAGAGCTCTCCATGCCGTCATGCGCCTGGAACGTGAAGCTGTCAGTCCCGGCGTAGTTCAACTCCGGCCGGTAGAGCGGGCTCGGCAGCGAGCCCGAAAGCGTGCCGTGCGCGGGCGGGTCCACCACCGTCCACGTCAGCAGGTCCCCGTCGGCGTCGAAGGCCGTGAGGGCGAAGGCCTTCGAGGAGTCCTCGGTCAGCGTGGCGCTCTGGCTGTTGGCGAGCGGCCGCGCGTTGAGGGCCACGCTCCAGTGCTGGAGCGTCACGCCGCCGACGCCGTCCGACACCGCGACGCGCACCGAGTGGGTTCCCACCGCCGTGGGCGCGTAGGTGAACGAGGCGGTGTTGCTCCCGACGGAAGCGCCGTCCACGCTCCACGCGTAGGACAGCACCTGGCCGTCGGCGTCTTCCGCGAGGACGGCCAGCTCCACCGAGCCCGCCGGCCCCAGCTTGACCCGTCCCGCCGGAAGCGCGCTGCTGATGACGGGGGGCCGGTTCACCCGGGTGTAGTCGACATGGGCGAACCCCGTCGCCGCATCGACGGTGAGCGGCGCATCCAGGCTCGCCACCGCGAAATCCCCGCTCGCGACATCCACGATGCGGAAGGACTTCAGCACGGCGGGGTCTCCCACGGCGGAGTCCGTCATCCGCACGAGGAAGCGCTTCTCCGCGAGCGTGGCGGGGAGCAGGTCCGTGAAGTCGAACACGAACGTGGCATCCACGGCCGCCGACGTGGAGCCATTGAAGGCCCTCGCGCCACCCGTGTACCAGACCGTCGTCGAGTTCCACACCGTCGGGTCCACCGGCCCCGCGTCCACCGCCCCCGAGTCACGTCCTCCGCCCTGCCCCGCGTCCTGCTCGCCCGTCGAGCCACCGCCCTGGCCTCCGGGCCGGCCCGCATCCTCCTCGCCCGCCCCCACCAGGAACCCGCGTCCCTCGCCGGCCCAGGCCACCGCGTCCTGGAACGCCGACACCGGCATGCCGAACCCCACCTCGGTGAAGCCCAGTGTGAGCGCGAGCTGGTTGCGACGCAGGTGGTTGACCTTCACTTCCGCCACGAGCTTCGGCGTGTAGTTGGGACGCACGGTGAGGTGGTAGACGGAGTCGCCCTGGAAGATGGGGACGCGGCCCGTGCTCGGGCCGCCGGTGACGGCCGACACCGCCCGCAGCGCGTCGTAGGCCATCCAGGTGAAGCCTCCTTCGTTCCAGCCCGTGCCCCAGGAGTTGGCGATGCGCAGCGCGCCCTTCTCGCCCGGGTCCACCACGTTGTTCTTGTTGATGTCGGCCCAGATGGTGTCGTCGTACCCGACGATGGTCATCGCATGGGAGCCGTTGTAGCCGTTCTGCCAGTAGGTGACGTACTTGCCCGCGAACGCGTCGTCATCCGGCGTGGACGGGTCGTTCTTGATGGACATGCTCTGCCACGAATTGACGTACGTCCCGTAGACGAGGACGTAGCCATTGGCCAGCAGCTCCTTCACCCGCTGCAGGCCGTCCGGGGTGCTCACCTGGCTGATGTACTGCACGGGGTTCGCCCGAAACGGGAGCGCACCGCGCCACACCGCCGGGTCCACCGGCCAGGCCGTGTAGTTGGAGTCGTAGGGGATGTTGGCCCAGCTCGTCGCCCCCTGGCGCGCGAGCAGGCTGTAGGCGCTGGAGATGTAGCTGCCCTCGTCCACGCCATTGTTGATGAAGTTGTAGGTCCACTTCGGAGAGAACAGCCGCGTGTTGTCGGTGCTGTGCTTCGCATCCCAGCCATACATGAGCGCGACGGTGTGGCTGAGCTGGTAATACGTCGTGGCCCACGCGGTGCACGAGCCAATCGACCCCTGGCTGCGAATGGGCGGGAAGAAGTCCAGCACGCTGTTGTCGACATGCGACGGCAGCACCGCGAACGAGGCGACCCCGGACGGCGCGCGCAGGCCCGGGCCGAGGACTTCCTCACCCACCGCCGCGGCGGTGGACATCGACAATGCCCGCTCGCCCCTCGCACGCCGGAGCTCGTTCATGCGCTCCAGCGCGATGCGGTTCGGGAGGACCTGACGGACCTCGTGACCTTCCGAGCGAAGCTGTTCGACCTCCCGGGTCGTCAGGGGCTTCAAACCGGTGGCGCCGGACTCACGGGACGACTGCGCCAGGGCAGGCACTCCCCCCGCGAGCAACAGTCCGCCGACGAGTAACGCGCATAGATGATTTCGTGGTGACACGCACTTGCTCCAATCAATGAACAACGAGCTCTTTGAAGACGAGAAACACCACCCACGTCGTGACGTGTGCTCGAGGCCAGGTCTCGCGGAGGTGAATGGTGGCGCGCGCTCAGGCAAGCCCCGGGCCACGGACGAACCGTGGCTCGCTCAGGGGAGGACACCGCGCGGGCCGCGTGAAATCACGTCTGACTGTGGGCGTTGCTCCCCATCGAAGTGGGGGCGCGAGCCCACGGTCCGTCATGTTTCATGATTGGGTCATCAACGACTTGCAGCCTTCGAGAAACCGGCTCGTGCGGCTCACTTCTTCCTGGAAGGAACTCCCAGCATGCGCAGCGCCAGCTCGGCGTGAGCGTCCGCGAGGGTGTCGATATCCAACGCGCCTCCCGGCTCGTACCAGTACGGCAGGCGCACGCCCATCGCGGCAATCGCGCGCGCGGCGACGAGGGGATGCGGAGGAGCGAAGCGCCCCTTCGACACGCCGCGCTCGATGACCTCCATCAGCAGCGCGGCGGACTGCTCCCGGAGGGCCTGCGCCGGAGCCGCCAGCTCCGGCGTCAGGGCGTAGAACTCCTCGTTCACCACCAGGGCGAGCTGCGGGTGCTCCGCGTGAGCGCGGGTGTGGGCGCGGACGAGCGCGCGCACCTGCTCGGCCGGCTCGGAGCCCGCGTCCAGCAGCGCGGTCCGGAGCACCTCGTGGAGCGCCTCGTGGCCGATACGCACCAGCTCCGCGAGCACGTGGTCCTTGGAGGGGAAGTGCGCGTACAGCGCGCTGGGCCGCAGCTCCAGGACCGCGGCCAGGTCCCGAATCGACGTGTCGTGGAACCCCTTGCTCGCGAAGAGCTGCAGGGCCGTCTCCAGGATGCGCCGGCGCGTGCCCTCGGGGGCCGCGGAGGGCGGAAGGCTCGCGTGCTGGGCTCGCAGCCGCGAGCGGGGAGGGAGGCTCATGAAGGACCTTGAAAAACGAACGTTCGTTCAGATAGCGTGGTGGCGCTGCTGAGAGCATTTCTACTCGAACCCGTGAATGGCCGTTCGTTCAGGCGGCCGCAGACAGGAGACCGGGCATGCCGATGCTTCCGCTCGATGGGGTCTCCCTCCACTGCGACACGGCGGGCGACGGGACACCGGTGCTGCTCCTCCATGGCCTGGGTTCCTCCGGGAAGGACTGGGAGCTCGTCACCCCGCGGCTCGCGAAGCGCCACCGGGTCCTCGTCCCGGATGCGCGGGGACATGGCCGGAGCGAGACGCCCGCGGGGAAGTACGGCGTGCCGCTCTTCACGCGAGACATCGCCGCGCTGTGCGACGCGCTGGGCCTGGGCCGGGTGCACGTGGTGGGGCTGTCGATGGGCGGGATGATGGGCTTCCAGCTCGCGGTGGACCGGCCGGACCTGGTGCGCAGCCTGGTCATCGTCAACAGCGGGCCGGAGCTGAAGGCACGGACGCTGCGCCGGAAGTTCGACTTCGCGTTGCGGCTGGTGGTGCTGCGACTGCTGGGGCCCATGCGCATGGCCAGGATTCTCGCGCCACGGCTGTTTCCCAAGCCGGAGCAGGCGGACCTGCGGCAGCGCGTGCTGGACACCCTCGGACACAATGACCCGGGTGCGTACCTGCGCGCGACGCGCGGGCTGCTCGGGTGGAGCGTGCTGGAGCGCGTGAAGGACATCACCTGTCCCGTGCTGGTGCTCCACTCCGAGCGTGACTACACGCCGCTGTCCGAGAAGCAGGCCTACGTCGACCTGCTCCGGGACGCACGCCTCCAGGTGTTGAGCGACTCCGGGCATGCGGCGCCGCTGGACCAGCCCGAGCAGCTCGCCGAGGCGGTGGAGACCTTCCTCCGCGAAGTCGAGGGCGCGGCTCCGGCCACGCGCGGCCTGGGCTGAGCGGTCCGAACTTCCCCGAAGGAGGCAGGCCCATGTCGATGAGTCGGAGTGTTGGCGCGCTCGCGCGGATGCTGCTCGTGTGTCTCGCAATCTTCACGGGGGCGCCGGCCCAGGCCGGTGCCTGGGTAGCCGGCGCCCATGGCGGCCGGAGCTTCCAGCTCTGGGTCCCCGAGGGCTACCAGGCCGGAGCGCAGCTCCCGCTGGTGGTGGCGCTGCACGGCTGCCTCCAGAACCCGGACCAGTTCGCCGGCCTGACGCGGCTGAACGTGAAGGCGGACGCGGAGAAGTTCCTGGTGCTCTATCCAAACCAGGCGCTCTTCGCCAATCCCACGCAGTGCTGGAACTTCATGCTCGGGAGCAACCAGGAGCGCGGCACGGGCGAGCCGGCGCTGATTGTCGGCATGGTGGACCTGGTGAAGCAGCACTACGCGGTGGACGCGCGCCGCGTGTACATCGGCGGGGTGTCCGCGGGGGCCGTCATGGCGGGCACACTGCTGGCCTGCTACTCGGACGTCTTCGCAGCCGGCATGGTGGGCGCGGGAGCGATGTACAAGGCGGCCACGACGATTTCAGGCACGGCCTGGGCCATGTCGTTCGGCAGCATCTACCACCCGGATGACCGGGGCCGCGACGCGTGGGTGTGCTCGGGGCGGCCGCGCCGGACGGTGCCGGTGCTCGTCATGCACGGCACCGAGGACGACGTCGTCAACCCCATCAATGGCGAGCAGGCGGTGCGGCAGTTCCTGCAGACCAGTGATTACGGCGACGACGGTGTGAGCAACGACAGCGTGCGCTACGTGCCGACCTGGACGGGGAGCGCCAGCGTGCCCGGGGGCCGGACCTACACCGTGAAGGACTACGTCTACGGCGGCGAATTGCTGGCGAGACACTTCGAAGTCCGGGGCATGGGCCACGCCTGGCCCGGGGGTGATTCGCGCTACCCCTTCGCGGACCCCTCGGGGCCGGACGCCACCACCTTCATGTGGGACTTCTTCCGGCAGCACGCGCTGGACGCGCCGTAGACACGACGTCGCCCCCGGTCGACAGCCCCGGGGGCGACGGTTGCGACGGTGCTCCGCCGTGCGGCGGGAGCTACATCGTCGGCATGAAGATCTTCAGCCCGGTGCGGCCACCGGCGCCCAGCGTGTTGCGCTCGATGAAGTCGCTCACGGACGAACGGCCGTCGCCGGTGGTGATGGCGGTGTGGCCGTACTTGCTGCCCGCCGCCGTGGAGGTCTTCTCCCACGTGAGGACGAGGCCCGGAATCTTCAGCGCCTCCTCGAGCGACATGTTGACCTGCTTGAACTTGTCGCGCGGCAGGTTGTTGTCAATCTGGTTGCCGTTGCCCCACACCTTGAAGCCGAAGGCGTTCTGGATGGCCTTGCTCACGCCCGTGGCGCACAGGCCCTGGCTGTTGTAGCCGCCGATGCTCATCGCCGCCGCGCGGCCCGCCTCCGCGAGCTTGCGCATCGCGGGGGTCGCCTTGCCCGGAGCCGAGGCGCCGCTGCTGCCCTCGGTCTTCCCGCCGCCCTTCGTACCGCCAGAGCTCTTCGTGCCACCGGAGCTCTTCGTGCCGCCCTTGGTGCCCTCGAAGCTGTCCTTCCCGCCGTGGCCGGGAATGCGCAGGGTCTTCCCCGCGATGATGAGGTTCGGGTTGGAGATGTTGTTGGCTTTCGCCAGGGCCGAGACGCTGGTCTTGAAACGGGTCGCGAGGGCCGAGAGGGTGTCGCCGGAGCGGATGCGGTAGGTGGACATGGGAATCTCCTGGAGCGATTGTCGCCACGGCCCTCCCGGAGTTGCGCGGAATTTCCCAAGCTCTTGGAATTCACCCGAATTCATGGGTTCTGGCCGGATAATCCCGAGTAAAATCAAGAACCTGGGCGACGGGTAGGAATGGCCCCCGCCGCCCGGGTCTCCGGAACTACGGCTTGCTGATGAAGAGTTCGTACGCGCCGACGCCCGAGTAGTTCACCACGCGGAAGCGGTAGTACGCGGCCGTGCCCGGGTAGGAGATGTTCTCCACCGCCGTGGAGCTCTCGCTCGCGGCCACCTGCACCCAGGCGGCGCCGTCCCAGCGGTCCAGGTACAGGTCGAAGTCCGTGCCGCCCGGACCCGTGAGGCAGGCGGCATGGGTGCCGCTCACGGTGCTCTGGTAGTAGGTGCCGCCGGGGTGGATCTGCGTCTGCCCGTTCGCACCGCTGAACGTGCCCGTGTAGCGCGTGCCGGGGCAGGTGGAGCCGGTGCTCACCGTCACGTTCTGCGTCGCGGTGCCGGTGGCGCCCACGTTGTCCGTCACCGTCAATTGCACCGCGTACGTGCCCGCGGCGGTGTACGTCTTGCTCGGGCTCGTCGCGCTCGACGTCGTGCCGTCGCCAAAGGCCCAGCTGCGCGAGGCGATGGTGCCATCCGCATCCGTCGAGGTGTCGCTGAAGGTGGCCGTCAGGCTGCTCGTGGTGAAGTTGAAGTTGGCCACCGGGGACTGGTTGGCCGCCCCGCCCGTCAGGTCCACCTTCCACGCACCACGGCCGTAGGTGCCGGCCACGAGGACGTGCGGCACGTCGTCCACTTCGAGGTCCATGACGACCAGACCCAGCGGCAGGCCGGCGGAGAACGGCACGAAGTTGTCGCCGCCGTCGGTGCTCTCGTACACGCCGACGTCGGTGGCCACGAAGACGCGGTTGGTGTCCACCGGGTCGATGGCCACGCTGTTGGCCGGCACGTTGGGCAGGCCCGCGCCCACGGCGGACCACGTCGTGCCGCCGCTGGTCGAGCGGAACAGCTTGTTGCCGCCGAAGGCCGCGCGCGTGGCGAACACGCGCAGCCGGTTGTTCGGCGTCATCGCCACGTCGGACACGGTGCCGCCCGGGTAGTTCCCGGTGACGTTGGTCCACGTCACGCTCGCGGCCGCCGCGTCCACGGCGGAGAAGAGGGTGCCGCTGGACGTGCCGACGTAGGTGGGGATGGTGGTGCCCGTCAGCATGGGCGTGATGACCGCCACGCGCGCGCCCAGGTTCGCCGAGATGGCCGTCCACGTCATGGGGTTCGTGGACGTGGTACCGCGATACACCGTGTCACTGGCCACGAAGATGCGGTTGCTGGCCACCGCCAGCGGGGTGACCCAGGGGAAGTTCGCGGAGGCGGTGATGCCCGTCGTCGCCAGTTTGCTGAAGCTGTTGGGAGTCCCGCCCGTGGTGGAGCGGTAGACGCTGGGCAGGTTGCTGGAAGGGTAGCTCGTCTGGAACACGTTGTTCGTGTTGGTGGGGTCCACCGCGTTCATGAAGCCGTCGCCGCTGACGAACGTCAGGTCCCACACGGGACTCGAGGTACGGCGCGAGGACGAGTTGTCCTGCGCGCCGCCGAAGACGGTGTCCGCGTTGGTGGGGTGCACGGCCAGGTCGTAGAACTGCGTCACGTTCAGGTTCGAGTTCATGTTGACGAAGCCCGTGCCACCGTTGTCCGTGCGCCACAGACCGCCGTCGCTGCCAATCCAGAAGCGGTTGCCGTTGGTGCGCGAGTACAGGACGACGTGGATGTCCTGATGCACCGTCTGGCCGGAGCCCCACGTCGTGGTGAGGAAGGTGAACGTCGTGCCGCCATCGGTCGAGCGCGCCGGGCGGATGGCGCCCACCAGCACCTGATTCACGTCCGTGGGGTGCACGGAGATGGCCTGGTTGTAGGTGCACTGGCCCTCGCACGCGCCACTGGTGCGCAGGGTCCACGTCGCCGCGCCGTCCATGGAGCGGTAGACTTGGCCGCCCTGCAGCACGTAGAGCACCTGCGCGTCGCTCGGCGCCATGGACAAGCGCATGCGGGTGCCCGACGGCGTCATACCGCTGCTGGAGTTCGTCCACGTGGCACCGCCGTCGGTGGACTTGTAGACGCCCTGGCCGGGGACGCTCGCGTACGCCGTCGCGCTGCCCGGGGCGAAGACGATGTCCTCCACGTTGAAGCTGAGCACGCGCGTCCACGTGGCGCCCCGGTCCGCCGAGCGGAACATCCCGGGTCCCGTAGGGGAGGTGGAGCCGGTGCAGCTGCCGGCGCCGCCCGCGAGCACCACGTTGGTATTCGTCGGCTGCACGGCCACGGCGTTGACGATGGACAGCGGCATCGCGGTGGCGCCCGAGCCGTTCTTCGCGACCCACGTGGTGCCGCCGTCCGTGCTCAGGAAGACGCCCTGGCCGAAGTAGCCCGCGCACCCGCCGCCGTTCTTGTCGCCCGTGCCCACCCAGACGTTGTTGGGCGTGGCCGGCTCCACGAGGATGGCGCCGATGGGCAGCGTGCCCACGGAGTCGAACAGCGGCGTCCAGCTGGTGCCCGCGTTCGTGGTCTTCCACACGCCGCCCGCGGCGCTGCCGAAGTAGACGGTGTTCTCGTCCGTCGGGTGCGGGACGACGGCGTTCACACGGCCCGAGACGCGGCCCATGGTCCAGGAGCCCATGCTCATGGCCGACGGGCCCATGGACGTCCACACCTCGCCGGCGAGGGTGAGCTGGTTCTCTCGTGCGCGCCGCTGCTGGCGCAGGTCGTTGACGGCCCTGGCGCGCTCGGACCGCGGGTTGGCGCGCACCTTGTCCAGCCCGCGCGACTCCATGAACCAGCGCTTGCGCTCTTCAATCTCCCGCGTCTCATCCCGGGGACCGCCGCGCCCCTCCCGTTCCTCTTCTTCCCGCTCCTGCGCCCAGGCACTGCTTCCCAGCATCGACAGCGCGAGCGCGACGAACGCGCCCCGGCGTGCAGACAACGTCGGCTTCATCAGGTCCCCTCCCCTTCTGGCCACGCATCAGGGTGACGCGCGGCGCGGCGAACCGGGCACGGCCCCCGCATTCAGGGACGAAGGTCGCGGAGAGAGAGTCGCGGCCGGGGCACGCAACGTAGCGCCCGGGCCTGACTCGCACGGAAGGGAAATCGCCCGCCGCGAGGCGTCACGTGCACGGTGGCGTCCGCCGTCGACGGAGAAGTGCACCCCGCAACGGCGAAGGCCTCGGCGCATGCGCGGTGAGCGCCGGCCGGCCCGCGCCTCATCGGAGCGGAGCGCGCGCCACCATCGCCAGCGCGCCCGTCCCATGCGGCGGGCCGCATGAGCCCAGGTCCTCTTCCCCGAGCATCACTCCATCGCACCCGGAGTCGATCCGGGTCACTCCCGCGGCAACGCGGAGAAATGGGCGCGCACAGGCCGCGGAGGGATGGGATAGGAGCCGCGCCGACGCCATGGACACGCACGTCGCGAAGTCTCCCGCCTTGAAGGCCCTGCTGCTCACGACGGTGGGGTTCGCCCTGCGCGACGCGTACCCGTACCTTCCGACGGTGCTGAGCGGGGGCCCCGGGCTCTTCGTCGCGGTGGGCGTGTCGTTCTGCCTCCTCGCGCAGGTGTGGGGGCGGCTCACTGGAGTGAGGAGGGCTGCGCGGCCATGGCTTCTTCCGGCACGCGGGCTGGGGGGGCGCAACCTCGCGCTGGGCTTCGCGGCCGGGTTCGCGTTCAAGGGGCTCACCTCGGAAGCCCGTGAGGCCCTACCTGCCCGCGGCGTGGTGCCTCACCCGCCGCTGAGTGCCTGGACGAGCTGCACGGCATCCGTGGGGAGCAGCGCGCGATTCAGGTCGAACACCTGCTCGCCGTTCACGAAGAAGCGCATGTGCGGGCGCATCTGGTCCTGCTCGTTGACGACGCGGAAGCGCAGGCCCGGGTAGCGACGGTCGAGGTCAGCGAGCACCTCCGAGAGCGTGCCGCCTTCGGCCTCGACCTCGCTCTTGCGCGTGTACGAGAGGAGCGGACTGGGAATCAGCACCTTCATGACTCGCACTCCCCCGTGGCTCAGGCCAGCTCGATGGCTTCCACCGCGTAGATTTCAGGAAGGTTCCGCGCGAGACACGTCCACCGTTCGCCTTCGTCACGGCTGCCCCACAGCTCACCGCTCGTGGTGCCGAAGTACAGGCCGACCGGGTCCAACGTGTCCACGCACATCGCCTGGCGCTTCACCGTCCACCAGGCCTGGCTCTCCGGAAACCCCGAGGCCAGGCGCTGCCAGCGCTTGCCGCCGTTGCGCGTGACGTACACGGAGGGCGTACCGCCCGGGCTGGTGCGCGGCCACACCGTCGTGCCGTCCATGGGGAACACCCACGCCGTGTCCGCGTCGCGCGGGTGCACCGCCATCGGAAAGCCGATGTCCCCGACGCGCCGGGGCATGTTGCGCCCGATGCGCGTCCACTCGTTCGACGGCCGGTCGAGGCGATAGATGCCGCAGTGGTTCTGCTGGTACAGCCGGTCGGGGTTGCTCGGGCACAGGCGCACGCAGTGCGGGTCGTGGAAGCCGACGTTCGCCGGGTCGAAGCCCTCGACGACCTCCATGCCGCGCACGAGCGGCGCCCAGGTCCTGCCCGCGTCCGTCGACTCGTGCACGCCGCCACTCGACATGGCCATGTAGAGGTGCGCGGCATCGCGCGGGTCCACGATGACCGAGTGCAGCTTCGGCCCATCCGGCGTGCCGTCCTGCTCGCCGCCCATCCAGGCCCGGTACTGTGGGTGGTCGTTGAGCCCGGACACGGGCTCCCAGCTGACGCCGCCATCCTCGGAGCGGAAGAGCCCCTGCGGTGACGTCCCCGCGTACCAGGCGTTCGGCTCGCTCGCGTGGCCGGGCGTCAGCCAGAAGGTGTGGTCGACGACGCGGCCCTTCTCGCCCTCTGGCGCCTTCGCGAAGGCCGGCGGACGCGCCGCTTCCTTCCACGTGCGCCCGAAGTCCATGGAGCGGAAGACGGTGGGCCCGAGGTGCCCCGTCTTCGCCGCGGCCAGGAGCGTGCGGCCATCGCGCGGGTCGAGCACGACGTGGCTGATGATGTGGCCGAGGAAGTGAGGGCCGTCCACGCGCCACGTCCGACGCCTGTCATCGCCGTGGTACAGCCACGCGCCCTTGCGCGTCGCGACGAGCACCAGCACGCGGCCCTGGGCGCCGCGCCGTGGGGCGCGCTCGGGCGCCGCCTTCCGCTTCTTCAAACCCGCTGCGAGCTTCCGGG contains these protein-coding regions:
- a CDS encoding MoaD/ThiS family protein produces the protein MKVLIPSPLLSYTRKSEVEAEGGTLSEVLADLDRRYPGLRFRVVNEQDQMRPHMRFFVNGEQVFDLNRALLPTDAVQLVQALSGG
- a CDS encoding PKD domain-containing protein produces the protein MKPTLSARRGAFVALALSMLGSSAWAQEREEEEREGRGGPRDETREIEERKRWFMESRGLDKVRANPRSERARAVNDLRQQRRARENQLTLAGEVWTSMGPSAMSMGSWTMGRVSGRVNAVVPHPTDENTVYFGSAAGGVWKTTNAGTSWTPLFDSVGTLPIGAILVEPATPNNVWVGTGDKNGGGCAGYFGQGVFLSTDGGTTWVAKNGSGATAMPLSIVNAVAVQPTNTNVVLAGGAGSCTGSTSPTGPGMFRSADRGATWTRVLSFNVEDIVFAPGSATAYASVPGQGVYKSTDGGATWTNSSSGMTPSGTRMRLSMAPSDAQVLYVLQGGQVYRSMDGAATWTLRTSGACEGQCTYNQAISVHPTDVNQVLVGAIRPARSTDGGTTFTFLTTTWGSGQTVHQDIHVVLYSRTNGNRFWIGSDGGLWRTDNGGTGFVNMNSNLNVTQFYDLAVHPTNADTVFGGAQDNSSSRRTSSPVWDLTFVSGDGFMNAVDPTNTNNVFQTSYPSSNLPSVYRSTTGGTPNSFSKLATTGITASANFPWVTPLAVASNRIFVASDTVYRGTTSTNPMTWTAISANLGARVAVITPMLTGTTIPTYVGTSSGTLFSAVDAAAASVTWTNVTGNYPGGTVSDVAMTPNNRLRVFATRAAFGGNKLFRSTSGGTTWSAVGAGLPNVPANSVAIDPVDTNRVFVATDVGVYESTDGGDNFVPFSAGLPLGLVVMDLEVDDVPHVLVAGTYGRGAWKVDLTGGAANQSPVANFNFTTSSLTATFSDTSTDADGTIASRSWAFGDGTTSSATSPSKTYTAAGTYAVQLTVTDNVGATGTATQNVTVSTGSTCPGTRYTGTFSGANGQTQIHPGGTYYQSTVSGTHAACLTGPGGTDFDLYLDRWDGAAWVQVAASESSTAVENISYPGTAAYYRFRVVNYSGVGAYELFISKP
- a CDS encoding exo-alpha-sialidase; this encodes MAITRKLAAGLKKRKAAPERAPRRGAQGRVLVLVATRKGAWLYHGDDRRRTWRVDGPHFLGHIISHVVLDPRDGRTLLAAAKTGHLGPTVFRSMDFGRTWKEAARPPAFAKAPEGEKGRVVDHTFWLTPGHASEPNAWYAGTSPQGLFRSEDGGVSWEPVSGLNDHPQYRAWMGGEQDGTPDGPKLHSVIVDPRDAAHLYMAMSSGGVHESTDAGRTWAPLVRGMEVVEGFDPANVGFHDPHCVRLCPSNPDRLYQQNHCGIYRLDRPSNEWTRIGRNMPRRVGDIGFPMAVHPRDADTAWVFPMDGTTVWPRTSPGGTPSVYVTRNGGKRWQRLASGFPESQAWWTVKRQAMCVDTLDPVGLYFGTTSGELWGSRDEGERWTCLARNLPEIYAVEAIELA